Proteins encoded by one window of Cydia fagiglandana chromosome Z, ilCydFagi1.1, whole genome shotgun sequence:
- the LOC134678438 gene encoding innexin inx7: protein MEGRLFAATIATVAPQFKFKAKPIIENLVFKLHYKATVTLLVVFVILVCAREFFGDHIKCISDQGVPDHVIQTYCFFMATFTIVRHYNESLLQSGFLPHPGVGPLSDDDETLHHTYYQWVPFVLFLQSIAFYMPHYVWKKKEGGRIKALVDGLQYASIAIQGSDDDMTVSGQTVPCQKTLDKKLDIIRRDIIMRLRVTRTWSVWLVAMEIVNMLQVMLQVYVVNRFLNGQFMDLGPKVVGFGNWDFIADPLETVFPKVTKCIFHKYGPSGSIQQHDALCVMALNIIHEKIYVILWFWFLFLFIVSVLAVIWRIGSFFLYRRSLRFNELMFRQVTGGKFNPYNVISVVNGCQYGDWLFLYYLAKNMQGFIFRELFARLAEELEKRDMPYTQSGHEKKGAEPVLVGRVDYDDETLPLKEKTAL from the exons ATGGAGGGCAGACTCTTCGCCGCCACCATCGCTACCGTAGCCCCACAATTCAAGTTCAAAGCCAAACCAATAATAGAAAACTTAGTGTTCAAACTCCACTACAAGGCCACCGTGACGCTGCTGGTGGTGTTCGTGATCCTGGTGTGTGCCCGGGAGTTCTTCGGAGACCACATCAAGTGCATATCGGATCAGGGCGTGCCGGACCATGTTATACAGACGTATTGCTTCTTCATGGCGACCTTTACCATC GTCCGCCACTACAACGAGAGCCTGCTCCAATCAGGGTTCCTCCCGCACCCCGGCGTGGGCCCACTCAGCGACGACGACGAGACCCTGCACCACACGTACTACCAGTGGGTCCCGTTCGTCCTCTTCCTGCAGTCCATAGCCTTCTACATGCCGCATTATGTTTGGAAGAAGAAGGAAG GTGGCAGAATCAAGGCTCTGGTGGACGGGCTCCAGTACGCCAGCATCGCGATCCAAGGTAGCGACGACGATATGACCGTCAGCGGCCAAACCGTGCCGTGTCAGAAGACTCTCGACAAGAAACTTGATATCATCAGGAGAGATATCATTATGAG GTTAAGAGTAACCAGAACGTGGTCGGTGTGGCTGGTGGCCATGGAGATAGTGAACATGCTGCAAGTGATGCTGCAGGTCTACGTGGTCAACCGCTTCCTGAACGGCCAGTTCATGGACCTCGGGCCCAAGGTCGTGGGCTTCGGGAACTGGGACTTCATCGCTGACCCCTTGGAGACTGTGTTCCCTAAG GTAACAAAGTGTATTTTCCACAAATACGGTCCGAGCGGCTCTATACAGCAGCACGACGCCCTCTGTGTGATGGCTCTGAACATCATACACGAGAAGATATACGTCATACTGTGGTTCTGGTTTCTGTTCCTGTTCATCGTGTCTGTGCTTG CTGTGATTTGGAGAATTGGCTCCTTCTTCCTCTATCGCCGTTCTCTGAGGTTCAACGAGCTGATGTTCCGTCAAGTGACGGGGGGTAAATTCAACCCTTACAACGTGATCAGTGTGGTCAACGGGTGCCAGTATGGGGACTGGCTGTTCCTCTATTATTTGGCGAAGAATATGCAGGGCTTTATATTCAG AGAACTCTTCGCACGCCTAGCTGAAGAGTTAGAGAAGAGAGACATGCCGTATACACAGAGTGGACATGAGAAGAAGGGGGCGGAGCCAGTCCTGGTCGGCAGAGTGGACTACGATGATGAAACACTGCCTTTGAAAGAGAAGACTGCGTTATGA